The following coding sequences are from one Haloplanus natans DSM 17983 window:
- a CDS encoding ATP-binding protein produces the protein MHLTDTDWWHDLMKGIYGPRQGGAQIIVDAEDAEKGYGKTGLAVSLARFLSERVFGYELTDDDLTLSGARYLERWREHPGKEQPSVIILDELAGAGAGNNRRAMSNQNVALGSVWQLMRKKRIVTIVTLPHWSKADLEMRREATFRLHCLREPIGYFRPYRIGASFDDGKVTTEGYDDVERIRFPNMDAHDDPLKRALDRKKDNLLDSQYLDADKLEGDETPVEEIDPDKLRKEAKKEKETEIAQSLRDMGFSGRDVADMLGRSHTWVYDNTSEPTASA, from the coding sequence ATGCACCTCACCGACACCGACTGGTGGCATGATTTGATGAAAGGTATCTACGGCCCGCGCCAGGGGGGCGCGCAGATCATCGTCGACGCCGAGGATGCCGAGAAAGGATACGGCAAGACCGGCCTGGCGGTGTCCCTGGCGCGGTTCCTTTCCGAACGGGTGTTCGGCTACGAACTCACCGACGACGACCTGACGCTGTCGGGCGCGCGGTATCTCGAACGCTGGCGGGAGCATCCAGGGAAAGAACAGCCCTCGGTTATCATCCTCGACGAGCTGGCCGGCGCCGGCGCCGGAAACAACCGCCGCGCCATGTCGAATCAGAACGTCGCCCTCGGCTCGGTGTGGCAACTCATGCGCAAGAAGCGAATCGTTACCATCGTCACGCTCCCGCATTGGTCGAAGGCCGACCTGGAAATGCGCCGCGAGGCGACGTTCAGGTTGCACTGCCTTCGCGAACCCATCGGGTACTTCCGCCCGTACCGAATCGGCGCGTCGTTCGATGACGGGAAGGTCACAACGGAGGGCTACGACGACGTTGAGCGAATCAGGTTCCCGAACATGGATGCGCACGACGACCCGCTGAAGCGGGCGCTGGATCGCAAGAAGGACAACCTCCTCGATTCGCAGTATCTCGACGCCGACAAGCTCGAAGGCGACGAGACGCCGGTCGAGGAGATCGACCCGGACAAACTTCGGAAAGAAGCCAAGAAGGAAAAGGAAACCGAGATCGCACAGTCGCTTCGGGATATGGGCTTTTCAGGCCGTGACGTGGCCGATATGCTTGGCCGGTCGCACACCTGGGTCTACGACAACACGTCAGAACCGACCGCGTCGGCCTGA